A region of the Callithrix jacchus isolate 240 chromosome 10, calJac240_pri, whole genome shotgun sequence genome:
GTTAAGGAATTTGCCAAAAGTCACATACCTAGTAAGAATGGAACTCTCTGCACTTAACCTCTTGGTACCCATAAGCACTTTCTCACTTAGGGAGGTACTTACTGCTGAATGTCCCCATCACCTTCCCTTCCAACTTGTTGGCAACAGATTCACAGAGCTGGACAGCAATGTCTGCAGCCACGTTCTTAGCTGAGGAGAGAGGGACAGGTATGTCAGTTCTATGTTAGCAATGACCAGTCTTTATGGTACAGGTGAGAAACACTAGGTGTTTCTGCTCTCAACTACCCCTATCTGTGAACATGAGTCAGCCCTGTTCTCAGAACTTACCAATAAGATGATCGCGCATCTTGTCCAGCACAGATTCCATGTCTTCGCGACTCAAGCTCTTTGAACCCACAAGGCCCTTCAGCATTCCAAACATGCCACCCAGTGTTCCCTTGGTAGCACTGCAGGGATAGGAGATCAGAAATACACATCAAGCCAGTAGGTAGGAGTTGTATCTTACCAGTTCCACAGATGCATATACCACCCCCCACCTGAAATTTCCCTACCTAGGTTTGGTGGAGTTTTGAGCAGCCCCTTCATCATCAGAGCTGCTGCAGTCCAGATCCTGAAGCTGCCCCCCAGGCCCAGTACCTCGAATCTGGAAGATAGGGGGAAAGGAGATGGGGTCAGGAACACTAAGGTCTCTGAGGAAGAAGTCCACATTGCTCTATCTCTTTCATTCGGGGAAGCTCCAAGTAGAACTTACGCCTCATTCAAACCAAGGTATCACCTTCCCGCTCTCTTGTGTCTCCCAATTTCTTATTAAAGATAACCTTCACTTTGACCCCTGTTGCCTCTTACCAAGTTGATGTCCTCAGACAAGGCAGCCTCAGGGGTTCCATTGGTGGTGGGAGTACTATAATCCAAGACTTCTTTGTTAGCAGAGCCACCCAGTTCCCACACCCGGGGTGCTTTTTTGCCCTTCTCCTTTGGAGCATCTGACTTGGACTTGCTGCAACAGGTTATAAGACAAAGGGTTATGGTGGAGAAGTAGGAAAGGAAACATGAGCCAGAGATCAGAACACCCTCGCACCCATCGTGTCTAGATTAGAGTATTTTGAGAGTACTGGAGAAAGAGTGCTCACTTGGACTTCTCCATACCCCTCCCGTGCTTCTGAATGAACTCTTCTCGCTTCCTGCGGATCAGCTCCTCTTTGGAAAGTTCTACTCCGTTCTCAGGACCCACTGGAAGACCTGACTTTTCTGCAGGGACTGCTTTGCTGGTAGCCAAAGGACCATCAGAACctgttggaaaaaaacttactgaagaaaaaaaaagaccaatccCAACCACCAGACAATGGCTAAAAGTTTTCCAAATTGTTCAAAGGAAATTTGGACCAAACATCTTAGGGTTCACAAGGCCTGGGAATTACAGGATGGTGAGCATTTGAGTGAGAAGGAGGCAAGGAATGACAGGAGGAAGACCACCTGAGTCCTTAGCACCGTGTTAATGCCCTTCATGTCCCAGTATGTCCAAAGAATTCAAACTCACCTTCCTTCTTGGCCCCCTTTTTTTTGCtattctttgctttttccttgGGCTTTTCCCCCCGTGTCTCAATCATGGACCTTGCAGGTTTCTTGGCCTTTTCAGAATCTTCAAATTTCTTCATGGTAGTGGGAGCACGGATCTTACTGCTCTCCTCTGCTTCActaaacaacaaaacagaatggTTTGCCTTTCTACCTCCTGCAGGAGGAAAAACAGTCCAGAGAAAGGACTTTCACACCCAAGAGGACAATGAGAACTGGGTAGCAAATCAGGAATGTCTAAAAACACACCCATTTACCACCCTTGAGCCACCTTCGGAGAGTTCATCAAATCATGAAAATAAACTGATTTAGAGAAGGCAGGCCTCTCACCGAAGGAGCCGCAGGAAGTCATTTCGGAAATCAAAAGTGCCATTCAATAAACTTAAAGCACTTTGTTGTTGGATCTCTGTGCGGTACTTGTCCCGAAACAGCCGGTGCACGTCATCTATCAATTTGTCTACATACGTTAGTGTCAGAATCTTTTGAAAACCAACCTGTTTAGGAGAAGAAACAAAGCCAACAGATCTGCTTACATGCCAGCCTAAAATGGAGGGAAGCCAACTCAACCCTGGCTTTCAGAGATAGGTTCAGCCACCTGGCTGGTTTCCCTGTCGTGAGAGGCAGCCAAGCTCCCTGCCTGGGCCCAGTAGCTGCTGTTTCCCCCCATTTACCTTTCTAGTTTACTGAGTTAGGTCATCATATACACTGGCTGCAATTAATCCGAGTTCTCTTAATAATCAGGACTATGCTAAGAATGTAATCATTGTCCCTCTACAACACCCCACTTACCACAAACACCAGCTCAAACTGGTTGTCCAGTTTATACTTGAGTGTGAGTGCCTCATGGGTGAAGGAG
Encoded here:
- the SRPRA gene encoding signal recognition particle receptor subunit alpha encodes the protein MLDFFTIFSKGGLVLWCFQGVSDSCTGPVNALIRSVLLQERGGNNSFTHEALTLKYKLDNQFELVFVVGFQKILTLTYVDKLIDDVHRLFRDKYRTEIQQQSALSLLNGTFDFRNDFLRLLREAEESSKIRAPTTMKKFEDSEKAKKPARSMIETRGEKPKEKAKNSKKKGAKKEGSDGPLATSKAVPAEKSGLPVGPENGVELSKEELIRRKREEFIQKHGRGMEKSNKSKSDAPKEKGKKAPRVWELGGSANKEVLDYSTPTTNGTPEAALSEDINLIRGTGPGGQLQDLDCSSSDDEGAAQNSTKPSATKGTLGGMFGMLKGLVGSKSLSREDMESVLDKMRDHLIAKNVAADIAVQLCESVANKLEGKVMGTFSTVTSTVKQALQESLVQILQPQRRVDMLRDIMDAQRRQRPYVVTFCGVNGVGKSTNLAKISFWLLENGFSVLIAACDTFRAGAVEQLRTHTRRLSALHPPEKHAGRTMVQLFEKGYGKDAAGIAMEAIAFARNQGFDVVLVDTAGRMQDNAPLMTALAKLITVNTPDLVLFVGEALVGNEAVDQLVKFNRALADHSMAQTPRLIDGIVLTKFDTIDDKVGAAISMTYITSKPIVFVGTGQTYCDLRSLNAKAVVAALMKA